The DNA window CGAGCGTCTCGACCAGCCGGCGGCGGATGCGGCCCCGGCGACAGACGCTCCGGCGGCCGACGCACCGGCAAAATAACGGTCCGCCACCGTCCTTGAGCGATCGACGATCTGTCGATCGTCGATGATCGATGCGATCCCGCAGGGCCCTGCAACGCCCTGCGGGATTTTTCATGCCTTCAACCCATCCGTGATCCTGCCGGATTCCGGCGATGTGCCGCGGCCGGTCGAGCAAGCGCGCTGGCGCCGGCGCATTGCCGACGTCGACCGCCACACCCTCCAGCGCACGCCCTTTTCGCGGCAGCGCCTAGCCGGCTGATTTTCATGAGAAATATTGTGTGCGCAGTTTTTGCCAAATCTGAAAAAGTCATTGCAGGTTATGAACAATGGGAGGATTGTCGGCCTATTGTTCGCATCTTGAGGGATCACAAATGACCAGAAAGCTCTCGGCAGAGTTGTTTGGCACGTTCTGGCTGGTGTTCGGCGGGTGTGGCAGCGCGGTCCTCGCCGCCGGCTTTCCCGGGCTCGGCATCGGTTTTCTGGGCGTGGCACTGGCCTTCGGATTGACGGTCCTGACCATGGCCTTCGCCGTCGGAGGCATTTCCGGCGGGCACTTCAACCCGGCTGTCTCGCTTGGGCTCGCCGTTGCCGGCCGCTTCAGCTTCGCCGAACTCCTGCCCTACTGGGTCGCCCAGGTCGTCGGCGGCTTCATCGCCGCCCTGGTGCTCTATGTGATTGCCTCGGGCGCTCCCGACTTTGTCGCCGGCGGCTTCGCCTCCAACGGCTATGGCGACCTCTCGCCCGGCAAATACAGCCTTCTGGCCTGCCTGGTCACGGAAATCGTCCTGACCGCGTTCTTCCTGATGGTGATCCTTGGATCGACCGCGAAAAGCGCCCCTGCCGGCTTCGCGCCAATTGCGATCGGTCTGGCGCTGACGCTGATCCATCTCGTTTCCATTCCCGT is part of the Hartmannibacter diazotrophicus genome and encodes:
- the aqpZ gene encoding aquaporin Z, yielding MTRKLSAELFGTFWLVFGGCGSAVLAAGFPGLGIGFLGVALAFGLTVLTMAFAVGGISGGHFNPAVSLGLAVAGRFSFAELLPYWVAQVVGGFIAALVLYVIASGAPDFVAGGFASNGYGDLSPGKYSLLACLVTEIVLTAFFLMVILGSTAKSAPAGFAPIAIGLALTLIHLVSIPVTNTSVNPARSTAVAFFAETGAPGQLWLFWVAPLVGGALGGLIWKTLLAGKDD